Proteins found in one Seonamhaeicola sp. S2-3 genomic segment:
- the trpA gene encoding tryptophan synthase subunit alpha, with translation MNRINKKLKEDKKILSIYFTAGYPNLDDTVNIIQDLEKSGVDLIEIGLPFSDPLADGPTIQASSTQALKNGMTTEVLFNQLKDIRQSVNIPLIIMGYFNPMLQYGVEAFCEKCAEIGIDGLIIPDLPVDVYHEEYQATFEKYGLINVFLITPQTSDERIRFIDSVSNGFIYMVSSASTTGAKSGFGDEQTKYFERINNLNLKNPQIVGFGISNNDTFTAATKYAKGAIIGSAFVKYIANEGTKHIDKFVDTILN, from the coding sequence ATGAACAGAATAAATAAAAAATTAAAAGAGGACAAAAAAATTCTTTCTATATACTTTACTGCTGGTTATCCTAATTTAGATGACACGGTAAATATTATTCAAGATTTAGAAAAAAGTGGTGTAGATTTAATTGAAATTGGTTTACCTTTTAGTGACCCTCTTGCCGATGGCCCAACTATACAAGCAAGTTCTACCCAAGCACTTAAAAACGGGATGACTACCGAGGTGCTTTTTAACCAATTAAAAGATATACGACAATCTGTAAATATTCCATTAATTATAATGGGGTACTTTAACCCAATGTTACAATACGGTGTGGAAGCTTTTTGTGAAAAATGTGCAGAAATTGGAATTGATGGGTTGATTATTCCTGATTTACCTGTTGATGTATATCATGAAGAATACCAAGCTACGTTTGAAAAATATGGTTTAATAAATGTGTTTTTAATTACACCTCAAACCAGCGATGAGCGCATTAGGTTTATAGATTCTGTTTCAAACGGTTTTATTTACATGGTAAGTAGTGCTAGTACTACTGGTGCTAAGTCTGGTTTTGGTGATGAACAAACAAAATACTTTGAACGTATTAACAATTTAAACCTTAAAAACCCTCAAATTGTTGGTTTTGGTATTAGTAACAACGATACTTTTACTGCTGCAACTAAGTACGCTAAAGGTGCTATTATTGGTAGTGCGTTTGTAAAATATATTGCTAATGAGGGTACAAAACATATTGATAAATTTGTTGATACTATACTAAATTAA
- a CDS encoding tRNA (cytidine(34)-2'-O)-methyltransferase, with translation MPLNIVLIEPEIPNNTGNIGRLALASGSKLHLVKPFGFEINDSRLKRAGLDYWQHLNVIYYDNVEDFFKKNSNKKMAFLSSHGSKTYGDIPFEDDIFLIFGKESVGLSKSIIEKHQDQLYKIPIYNKHVRSLNLSNAVSIVVYDGLKQLDK, from the coding sequence ATGCCTTTAAACATTGTTTTAATAGAGCCTGAAATACCTAACAACACTGGTAATATTGGACGATTAGCTTTAGCATCGGGCTCTAAATTACACTTAGTAAAACCTTTTGGTTTTGAGATTAATGATTCTAGATTAAAACGTGCAGGATTAGATTATTGGCAGCACCTTAACGTTATTTATTATGATAATGTAGAAGATTTTTTCAAAAAAAATAGTAACAAAAAAATGGCTTTTCTTTCTAGCCATGGCAGTAAAACTTATGGAGATATTCCTTTTGAAGATGATATATTTTTAATTTTTGGAAAAGAATCGGTTGGTTTATCAAAATCAATTATTGAAAAACATCAAGACCAACTTTATAAAATTCCTATTTACAACAAACACGTTAGAAGTTTAAATCTTTCAAATGCTGTAAGTATTGTGGTTTATGATGGCCTTAAGCAATTAGATAAGTAA
- a CDS encoding TIGR01777 family oxidoreductase: MRILITGATGLVGQQIVKSCHRDNIAVNYLTTSKLKIKNDDNYKGFYWNIKTQEIDSNCFKNVDAIIHLAGATVSKRWTPEYKEKIISSRVKGAQLLVNALKGESHSIKQIVSASGISIYPDSLVNYYDESFKELNKSFLGDVVKAWEHSVEAFKTVNIAVSKIRIGLVLAKNGGALPQMLKPIKYGVGAAFGNGKQWQSWIHIQDLADMFLYVLKNGLIGVYNGVAPNPVTNKELTKTIAKVVKRPLILPNIPKFLMKIMMGEMHVLLFDSQRVSSNKIEKQGFYFKYHHLKPALEDILLI, from the coding sequence ATGAGGATATTAATAACAGGAGCTACAGGACTTGTGGGGCAACAAATTGTAAAAAGTTGCCATAGAGACAATATTGCTGTAAATTATCTTACCACAAGTAAATTGAAAATTAAAAATGACGATAATTATAAAGGATTTTATTGGAATATTAAAACCCAAGAAATTGATAGTAATTGTTTTAAAAATGTAGATGCCATTATTCATTTAGCAGGTGCTACAGTTTCTAAACGATGGACACCAGAATATAAAGAGAAAATTATATCCAGTAGAGTAAAGGGAGCGCAGTTGCTTGTTAATGCTTTAAAAGGAGAGTCTCATAGCATTAAGCAAATAGTATCAGCAAGTGGTATTAGTATTTATCCAGATTCATTGGTTAATTATTATGACGAAAGTTTTAAAGAATTAAACAAGTCATTTTTAGGAGATGTGGTAAAAGCTTGGGAGCATTCTGTTGAAGCATTTAAAACCGTTAATATAGCTGTTTCTAAAATAAGAATTGGTTTGGTATTAGCTAAAAATGGAGGTGCATTACCGCAAATGCTTAAACCTATTAAATATGGTGTTGGTGCTGCTTTTGGTAATGGTAAACAATGGCAATCATGGATTCATATTCAAGATTTAGCAGATATGTTTTTATATGTTTTAAAAAACGGTTTAATTGGTGTGTATAATGGTGTTGCTCCCAATCCAGTTACTAATAAAGAGTTAACCAAAACCATTGCTAAGGTTGTAAAAAGACCTTTAATTTTACCAAATATTCCAAAGTTTTTGATGAAAATAATGATGGGAGAAATGCATGTTCTTTTGTTTGATAGCCAACGTGTTAGTTCAAATAAAATTGAAAAACAAGGGTTTTATTTTAAATACCATCATTTAAAACCTGCTTTAGAAGATATATTACTTATCTAA
- the mnmD gene encoding tRNA (5-methylaminomethyl-2-thiouridine)(34)-methyltransferase MnmD translates to MKREIIITADGSATIHIPEWNEQYHSKHGAIQEAYHVFIKHGLQHICSKPNQALSILEIGFGTGLNALITLLEAEKLQVKVNYVGVEGYPINSQEVKKLNYASELKSNINLFNELHNIAWEEEHQLTPYFSLLKQNKFFNEIKDKDSFNLIYFDAFGARVQPELWTESIFKKMYEALKNEGVLVTYSAKGSVRRAMQAVGFFVEKLPGPPGKREMLRATKL, encoded by the coding sequence TTGAAACGAGAAATCATCATTACAGCTGATGGTTCTGCAACTATTCATATACCAGAATGGAATGAGCAGTACCATTCAAAACACGGAGCCATTCAAGAGGCATACCATGTGTTTATAAAACATGGGTTACAGCATATATGTTCTAAACCTAATCAAGCTTTATCTATATTAGAGATAGGTTTTGGTACAGGGTTAAATGCTTTAATCACATTACTTGAGGCAGAAAAACTTCAAGTTAAAGTAAATTATGTTGGGGTAGAGGGGTATCCTATTAATTCACAAGAGGTTAAAAAATTAAATTATGCTTCCGAACTAAAATCTAATATTAATCTGTTTAATGAACTTCATAATATAGCTTGGGAAGAGGAGCACCAACTAACACCTTATTTTTCATTACTAAAACAGAATAAGTTTTTTAATGAAATAAAAGATAAGGATAGTTTTAATCTTATTTATTTTGATGCTTTTGGGGCACGTGTTCAACCTGAATTGTGGACAGAGTCAATCTTTAAAAAAATGTACGAAGCCTTAAAAAATGAAGGGGTTTTGGTAACCTATTCAGCAAAAGGAAGTGTACGTAGAGCTATGCAAGCAGTAGGATTTTTTGTAGAAAAATTGCCGGGGCCACCAGGTAAAAGAGAAATGCTTAGAGCCACAAAACTTTAA
- a CDS encoding DUF4920 domain-containing protein produces the protein MKPVIIALIFVLMFNACKNKADETPKEPIKIEYASFGKDIVADDAIASSSMLSHYKEMNVGDSINSKMTAKVLKVCQAKGCWMTLDLGEGNEAMVKFKDYGFFVPKDIAGKEVIVNGKAYVKEVPVDELQHYAEDAGKSPEEIAAITEPKKTFSFEADGVLIAQ, from the coding sequence ATGAAACCAGTAATTATTGCACTTATTTTTGTTTTAATGTTTAATGCTTGTAAAAATAAAGCAGATGAAACCCCAAAAGAGCCTATTAAAATTGAGTATGCCTCTTTTGGTAAAGACATTGTTGCAGATGATGCTATAGCTTCATCTTCAATGTTGTCTCATTACAAAGAAATGAATGTAGGAGACAGTATAAATTCAAAAATGACTGCCAAAGTACTTAAAGTTTGTCAAGCCAAAGGATGTTGGATGACTTTAGATTTGGGGGAAGGTAATGAAGCTATGGTAAAATTTAAAGATTACGGTTTTTTTGTACCCAAAGATATAGCAGGAAAAGAAGTTATTGTAAACGGAAAAGCTTATGTAAAGGAGGTTCCTGTTGATGAATTACAGCATTATGCCGAAGACGCAGGAAAATCACCCGAAGAAATTGCAGCTATAACTGAACCCAAAAAGACCTTTTCTTTTGAAGCTGATGGTGTTTTGATTGCTCAATAA
- a CDS encoding branched-chain amino acid aminotransferase, with the protein MSTIINNIEIIKTKSSKINEVDFDDLKFGSVFSDHMLVCDYKDGKWQEPKITPYQPITLDPAAKIFHYGQSVFEGMKAYKDENDNVWLFRPLDNFKRLNISSKRLAIPELPETYFMEGLKTLLELDKDWIPKKDGSSLYIRPFIFASGNGFHASPADEYKFIICTAPSGSYFSGDVKVLIEEKYSRSANGGVGFAKAGGNYAGQFYPTQLAKEKGYHQVIWTDDNTHEYIEEAGAMNIFVRINDTLITAPTSDRILDGITRKSIIELAKAEGINVEVRNLLVSEVIEAAKNGTLKEMFGAGTAAVVSPIAAFGYKDVDYNLPKLDESYADFFKKQITDIQTNKSEDPFGWRFKVE; encoded by the coding sequence ATGAGTACAATAATCAATAATATTGAGATTATAAAAACAAAGTCTTCTAAAATTAATGAAGTAGACTTTGATGATTTAAAATTTGGAAGTGTATTTTCAGACCACATGTTAGTGTGTGATTATAAAGATGGTAAGTGGCAGGAGCCAAAAATTACACCATACCAACCCATTACTTTAGATCCTGCTGCAAAGATTTTTCATTACGGTCAATCTGTTTTTGAAGGTATGAAAGCTTATAAAGATGAAAACGATAATGTTTGGTTGTTTCGTCCTTTAGATAATTTTAAACGTTTAAATATTTCATCTAAACGATTAGCTATACCAGAATTACCCGAAACTTATTTTATGGAGGGTTTAAAAACATTATTAGAGCTTGATAAAGACTGGATTCCTAAAAAAGACGGTAGTTCATTATATATTCGTCCGTTTATATTTGCTTCTGGAAATGGGTTTCATGCTTCGCCTGCCGATGAGTATAAATTTATAATTTGTACGGCGCCTTCTGGTTCTTATTTTTCTGGAGACGTAAAAGTTTTAATAGAAGAAAAGTATTCTCGTTCTGCCAACGGTGGTGTAGGCTTTGCAAAAGCTGGTGGTAATTATGCAGGACAATTTTACCCTACCCAATTAGCAAAAGAAAAAGGGTATCATCAAGTTATTTGGACTGATGATAATACCCATGAGTACATTGAGGAAGCTGGTGCCATGAATATTTTTGTTAGAATAAACGACACATTAATTACAGCTCCAACAAGTGATAGAATTTTAGATGGTATAACTAGAAAAAGTATTATAGAATTAGCTAAAGCTGAAGGTATTAATGTTGAAGTGAGAAACCTACTGGTTTCTGAAGTAATTGAAGCCGCTAAAAATGGCACATTAAAAGAAATGTTTGGTGCAGGTACAGCAGCTGTTGTTTCTCCTATTGCTGCCTTTGGTTATAAGGATGTAGATTATAATCTACCTAAATTAGATGAGTCTTATGCCGATTTCTTTAAAAAACAAATAACAGATATTCAAACAAACAAATCTGAAGATCCTTTTGGATGGCGTTTTAAAGTTGAGTAA
- a CDS encoding OmpA family protein, whose protein sequence is MKTNLFLCLTFLLGIGYAQAQNLPENPEPGKCYVKCITKDEFKEVTETIEVYPAYTKLEVVPATYKTVEERVLVKEATKKLVYVPAVYETVEVPYVKKEGRNDLTVNPATFGTDSKTFEVYPKTSGWEYKETACGSPNKEDCVVACFVEYPAQYKDVSFTTLAKDATTNDVPVPEITTTYKKQVIKTPARMEEIEIPAKYAVIKRQVLETPATTKSVTVPAKTKTITRTVLAKKGGITTWEEVDCGLLDANVLPIFYELASARITPASKKVIDETLLPLLKSKPVSIEIMSHTDSRGNDDYNMSLSQQRANSVVNYLVSKGISRSRLSAKGYGETRLVNRCSNGVECSEAEHQKNRRTEFRVLSN, encoded by the coding sequence ATGAAAACAAATTTATTTTTATGTCTAACTTTTTTATTAGGCATTGGGTACGCTCAGGCACAAAATTTACCTGAAAACCCAGAACCAGGAAAGTGTTACGTAAAATGTATCACTAAAGACGAATTTAAAGAAGTAACAGAAACTATTGAAGTATATCCTGCCTATACAAAATTAGAAGTAGTACCCGCAACTTACAAAACTGTTGAAGAACGTGTTTTAGTTAAAGAAGCTACTAAAAAACTAGTTTATGTACCTGCTGTTTATGAAACTGTAGAAGTACCTTACGTTAAAAAAGAAGGTAGAAATGATTTAACTGTAAATCCTGCAACTTTTGGTACTGACTCTAAAACTTTTGAAGTATACCCAAAAACTTCTGGTTGGGAATACAAAGAAACTGCTTGTGGGTCTCCAAACAAAGAAGATTGTGTTGTAGCTTGTTTTGTTGAGTACCCTGCTCAATACAAAGATGTAAGTTTTACAACCTTAGCAAAAGATGCTACAACTAATGATGTTCCTGTACCTGAAATTACTACTACATACAAAAAACAGGTAATTAAAACACCTGCACGTATGGAGGAAATAGAAATTCCTGCTAAATATGCTGTTATTAAAAGACAAGTTTTAGAGACTCCAGCTACAACTAAAAGCGTAACTGTACCTGCTAAAACAAAAACAATAACAAGAACTGTTTTAGCTAAAAAAGGAGGTATTACAACTTGGGAAGAGGTAGACTGTGGTTTATTAGATGCTAATGTTTTACCTATTTTTTATGAATTAGCTAGTGCACGTATTACACCAGCTTCTAAAAAAGTGATAGACGAAACATTATTACCTTTATTAAAAAGCAAACCTGTAAGTATAGAAATAATGTCTCATACTGATTCTAGAGGAAATGATGACTATAACATGTCTTTATCTCAACAACGTGCTAATTCTGTTGTAAATTATTTAGTTTCTAAAGGAATATCAAGAAGTAGATTATCTGCAAAAGGATATGGTGAAACAAGATTAGTAAACCGTTGTTCTAATGGTGTTGAATGTTCTGAAGCTGAACACCAAAAGAATAGACGTACTGAATTTAGAGTTTTAAGTAACTAA
- the purU gene encoding formyltetrahydrofolate deformylase, translating into MNKITILINCNDKPNIIASVTNFIAQQNGNIVYIDQHVDREQNIFFMRLESEFTSEIFSTEVFKATFKAVLADKFEMKWRIYSSEVKPKMALFISKYDHCLYDLLGRYNSGELNLEIPFIISNHNDLKYIADNFNIPFYHIPVTKDTKSKAEDEQLKLLEEYSIDFIVLARYMQIVSPKLIDKFPNKIINIHHSFLPAFVGAKPYHSAYKRGVKIIGATSHYVTEELDAGPIIEQDVTRVTHAHSIPNLIAKGRDLEKIVLANAVKLHAERKVMVYNNKTVIFS; encoded by the coding sequence ATGAATAAGATTACTATTTTAATTAATTGTAACGATAAACCTAACATTATAGCCTCTGTAACAAACTTTATTGCCCAACAAAACGGGAATATTGTTTATATAGACCAACATGTTGATAGAGAACAAAATATCTTTTTTATGCGTTTGGAAAGTGAATTTACTTCAGAAATCTTTTCAACAGAAGTGTTTAAAGCAACATTTAAGGCAGTATTGGCAGATAAGTTTGAGATGAAATGGCGCATTTATTCATCTGAAGTAAAACCTAAAATGGCCTTGTTTATTTCAAAATACGACCATTGTTTATATGATCTTTTAGGACGTTACAACTCTGGAGAACTTAATTTAGAGATTCCATTCATAATAAGTAATCATAACGATTTAAAATATATAGCAGATAATTTCAATATTCCCTTCTACCATATACCCGTAACCAAAGACACTAAATCTAAGGCTGAAGACGAGCAGTTAAAATTGCTTGAAGAATATAGTATAGATTTTATTGTTTTAGCGCGTTACATGCAAATTGTGTCTCCTAAGCTTATTGATAAATTTCCAAATAAAATTATAAATATTCATCATTCTTTCTTACCTGCATTTGTGGGAGCTAAACCATACCATTCTGCATATAAACGGGGTGTAAAAATTATTGGCGCTACTAGCCATTATGTTACTGAAGAATTAGATGCTGGCCCTATTATTGAACAAGATGTTACCCGAGTAACACATGCTCATTCCATTCCTAACCTTATTGCAAAAGGTCGTGATTTAGAAAAAATAGTTTTAGCAAACGCTGTTAAATTACATGCCGAAAGAAAGGTAATGGTTTATAATAATAAGACAGTAATATTCTCTTAA
- a CDS encoding methylmalonyl-CoA mutase family protein has translation MKQIKPFKPKHNIRIVTAASLFDGHDASINIMRRIIQATGVEVIHLGHDRSVEEVVNTAIQEDVNAICITSYQGGHNEYFKYMYDLLKEKGANHIKIFGGGGGVILPDEIKDLMNYGITRIYSPDDGREMGLQGMINDLVEASDFAIGNSLTNEVDLLKKQNHGAIARLISAIENFPDVAKKQLQIIDKENLNTPVLGITGTGGAGKSSLVDELVRRFLIDFPKKTIGIISVDPSKRKTGGALLGDRIRMNSINNSRVYMRSLATRQSNLSLSKHIDEAIQVLKASNFDVIVLETSGIGQSGSEIVEHCDLPIYVMTPEFGAATQLEKIDMLDFANIVAVNKFDKRGALDALRDVKKQYMRNHNLWDTKEDELPVYGTIASQFNDPGMNRLYKAVMGALAEKTQADFKSSFTLTQDLSEKIFIIPPSRTRYLSEISENNRHYDNKVREQASIAQKLYGIYQTICSVLNISNDALLLNQKGLNVDEILKQVGNNKQNQTLLNLLFKEFDRVKMNLSPQNWEHIIQWNSKIKKYKASLYSFKVRDKEINIETHTESLSHLQIPKIALPKYSAWGDLLQWILQENVPGEFPFTSGLYPFKREGEDPARMFAGEGGPERTNRRFHYLSKGMPAKRLSTAFDSVTLYGNDPDERPDIYGKVGNAGVSICCLDDAKKLYSGFNLSDAKTSVSMTINGPAPMLLAFFMNAAIDQQCEIYIKNHHLETEVEAKIAEIYKDKERPKYNGELPEGNDGLGLMLLGVTGNQVLPKDVYENIKQATIAQVRGTVQADILKEDQAQNTCIFSTEFALRLMGDVQEYFIQNNVRNFYSVSISGYHIAEAGANPITQLALTLSNGFTYVEYYLSRGMDINKFGPNLSFFFSNGLDSEYAVIGRVARRIWSKAMKYKYGANERAQKLKYHIQTSGRSLHAQEIDFNDIRTTLQALYAIYDNCNSLHTNAYDEAITTPTEESVRRAMAIQLIINKELGLAKNENPTQGAFIIEELTDLVEEAVLLEFDRLTERGGVLGAMETMYQRSKIQEESLYYETLKHKGTFPIIGVNTFLSSKGSPTIVPTEVIRATKEEKQLQIKTLKNLHKNNQTDDLLNKLKKAAINNENIFEVLMEVSKVCSLGQITKALFEVGGQYRRNM, from the coding sequence ATGAAACAAATTAAACCCTTTAAACCTAAACATAATATTAGAATTGTAACCGCTGCATCTTTATTTGATGGTCATGATGCTTCTATAAATATTATGCGCAGAATAATTCAGGCTACGGGTGTAGAGGTTATTCATTTAGGACACGATAGAAGTGTTGAAGAGGTGGTTAATACCGCAATTCAAGAAGATGTAAATGCCATTTGCATAACATCGTATCAAGGTGGGCATAATGAGTATTTTAAATATATGTATGATTTGCTGAAGGAAAAAGGCGCTAACCACATCAAAATTTTTGGTGGTGGCGGTGGTGTTATTTTACCTGATGAAATTAAAGATTTAATGAATTACGGCATTACCAGAATTTATTCGCCCGATGATGGCAGAGAAATGGGGTTACAAGGAATGATTAATGATTTGGTTGAAGCATCAGACTTTGCTATTGGAAATTCATTAACTAATGAAGTAGACTTGTTAAAAAAACAAAATCATGGTGCCATTGCCCGATTAATTTCGGCTATCGAAAATTTTCCTGATGTTGCAAAAAAGCAGCTTCAAATTATAGATAAAGAAAATTTAAACACCCCTGTTTTAGGAATAACAGGAACTGGCGGCGCCGGAAAATCATCATTAGTTGATGAATTAGTGAGACGTTTTTTAATAGATTTTCCTAAAAAAACCATTGGTATCATTTCTGTAGATCCTTCAAAACGAAAAACAGGTGGAGCTCTTTTAGGAGATAGAATTAGAATGAACTCCATCAATAATTCTAGAGTTTACATGCGTAGTCTGGCAACGCGTCAATCTAACTTATCACTATCAAAACATATTGATGAAGCTATACAGGTTTTAAAAGCTTCAAATTTTGATGTAATTGTTTTAGAAACTTCTGGTATTGGGCAATCGGGCTCTGAAATTGTAGAGCATTGCGATTTGCCAATCTATGTTATGACGCCCGAGTTTGGAGCTGCTACACAGCTTGAAAAAATTGACATGTTAGATTTTGCCAATATTGTTGCTGTAAATAAATTTGATAAACGTGGTGCTTTAGATGCTTTACGCGATGTAAAAAAACAATACATGCGCAACCATAATTTATGGGACACCAAAGAAGATGAATTGCCCGTTTACGGTACTATAGCATCACAGTTTAATGACCCAGGAATGAACCGATTATACAAAGCGGTTATGGGTGCTTTAGCTGAAAAAACTCAGGCAGATTTCAAGTCGTCTTTCACGTTAACGCAAGATTTAAGTGAAAAGATTTTTATCATTCCGCCGTCAAGAACACGTTACCTTTCTGAAATTTCAGAAAATAATCGTCATTACGATAATAAAGTACGCGAACAGGCAAGCATTGCTCAAAAATTATACGGTATTTACCAAACTATTTGTTCGGTGTTAAATATTTCTAATGATGCTTTATTATTAAACCAAAAAGGGTTGAATGTAGATGAAATTTTGAAACAAGTTGGTAACAACAAACAAAATCAAACACTTTTAAATTTACTATTTAAGGAGTTTGACCGTGTTAAAATGAATTTATCTCCTCAAAATTGGGAGCATATTATTCAATGGAATTCAAAAATAAAAAAATATAAAGCGTCACTTTATTCCTTTAAAGTTAGAGATAAAGAAATTAATATAGAAACGCATACAGAATCTTTATCGCACCTTCAAATTCCAAAAATAGCATTGCCAAAATATAGTGCTTGGGGTGATTTATTACAATGGATTTTACAAGAAAACGTACCGGGAGAGTTTCCTTTTACATCGGGCTTGTATCCGTTTAAAAGAGAAGGCGAAGATCCTGCACGAATGTTTGCTGGAGAAGGTGGACCAGAACGCACTAACAGAAGATTTCATTACCTAAGTAAAGGTATGCCAGCTAAACGATTATCAACAGCTTTTGATAGTGTTACACTTTACGGAAATGACCCCGATGAAAGACCCGATATCTATGGTAAAGTTGGTAACGCTGGCGTAAGCATTTGTTGTTTAGATGATGCTAAAAAATTGTATTCTGGCTTCAATTTATCCGATGCCAAAACATCGGTAAGTATGACCATTAATGGACCTGCTCCAATGTTATTAGCCTTTTTTATGAATGCAGCCATAGATCAGCAGTGTGAGATTTATATAAAAAACCATCATTTAGAGACTGAAGTAGAAGCCAAAATAGCTGAAATTTATAAGGATAAAGAGCGCCCAAAATACAACGGAGAACTACCTGAAGGTAATGATGGTTTAGGGTTGATGTTATTGGGAGTTACAGGTAATCAAGTACTTCCAAAAGATGTTTATGAAAACATAAAGCAAGCTACCATTGCACAGGTACGTGGCACTGTACAAGCAGATATTTTAAAAGAAGACCAAGCTCAAAACACCTGTATTTTTTCAACAGAATTTGCACTAAGATTAATGGGTGATGTACAAGAGTATTTCATTCAAAACAATGTGCGTAATTTTTATTCGGTATCTATATCGGGTTATCATATAGCCGAAGCTGGAGCCAACCCAATCACCCAATTGGCATTAACTTTATCAAATGGCTTTACCTATGTAGAATATTACCTTTCACGAGGCATGGACATTAATAAATTTGGACCTAATTTATCCTTTTTCTTTTCAAACGGTTTAGATTCAGAATATGCTGTTATTGGTCGTGTGGCAAGAAGAATTTGGTCTAAAGCCATGAAATATAAATACGGTGCTAATGAACGGGCGCAAAAGCTAAAATATCATATTCAAACATCAGGGAGAAGTCTGCATGCTCAAGAAATAGATTTTAATGATATTAGAACCACATTGCAAGCTTTATATGCTATTTATGATAATTGTAACTCACTTCATACCAACGCGTATGATGAGGCCATAACCACACCAACCGAAGAATCGGTGCGTCGTGCCATGGCTATTCAGCTTATAATTAATAAAGAGTTGGGCTTAGCTAAAAACGAAAACCCAACACAAGGCGCTTTTATAATTGAAGAATTAACAGATTTGGTAGAGGAAGCCGTATTACTTGAATTTGATAGACTTACAGAACGTGGAGGTGTTTTAGGAGCTATGGAAACTATGTATCAGCGCAGTAAAATTCAAGAAGAAAGTTTATACTACGAAACTTTGAAACACAAAGGTACATTTCCTATAATTGGGGTAAATACATTTTTAAGTAGTAAAGGTTCTCCAACAATTGTACCAACAGAAGTTATTAGAGCCACCAAAGAAGAAAAACAACTTCAGATTAAAACATTAAAAAATCTTCATAAAAATAATCAAACAGATGACCTATTAAACAAACTTAAAAAAGCAGCTATAAACAATGAAAATATATTTGAAGTGCTTATGGAGGTAAGCAAAGTATGTTCGCTTGGACAGATAACAAAGGCTCTGTTTGAAGTTGGAGGACAGTACAGACGTAATATGTAA
- a CDS encoding sigma-70 family RNA polymerase sigma factor — MKTKDVWNTYAEDIKHFILSKVKDEVVTDDLLQETFIKVHTKLNTLNNENKLKSWIFSIARYTVLDYFRSKKIVYETTDEDFVFEDQKLEHTKADCLRGIIKSLPKKYRDPLFLSDIKGLKQTQISEQLQLPLATVKSQIQRGRKLIAQGFIDCCDFKVNDQGFLVGELKEKADCKICNHN; from the coding sequence ATGAAGACTAAAGATGTTTGGAATACCTATGCCGAAGATATAAAACACTTTATTTTAAGTAAGGTTAAAGATGAAGTAGTTACAGATGATTTACTACAAGAAACCTTTATTAAAGTACACACAAAACTCAATACCTTAAACAATGAAAACAAGTTAAAATCTTGGATTTTCTCTATAGCTAGATACACGGTTTTAGATTATTTTAGAAGTAAAAAAATAGTTTATGAAACTACCGATGAAGATTTTGTTTTTGAAGACCAAAAATTAGAACACACCAAAGCCGATTGTTTACGTGGTATTATTAAAAGTTTACCTAAAAAATATAGAGATCCGTTGTTTTTAAGTGATATAAAAGGACTTAAACAAACACAAATTTCAGAGCAATTGCAGTTGCCACTCGCCACGGTTAAATCTCAAATACAACGTGGCAGAAAATTAATTGCTCAAGGCTTTATAGATTGTTGTGATTTTAAAGTAAACGACCAAGGTTTTCTTGTTGGAGAACTAAAAGAAAAAGCAGATTGTAAAATTTGCAATCATAACTAA